The following are encoded together in the Capsulimonas corticalis genome:
- the ffh gene encoding signal recognition particle protein: MFESLTDKLQGVFKRLRGKSSLSEQDVNDAMREVRLVLLEADVNFKVVKDFTARVRERAVGEQILEGLNAPQQVVKIVSEELTALLGGEQAPLTFSHQSPTVIMLCGLQGAGKTTHAGKLAAMLRKQGRNPMLVAGDIYRPAAIKQLEVVGEQVKTPVFTMGDQTDPAEIAKAAVDKAQRYGNDVVIVDTAGRLQIDEALMDELRRVKAAVRPHEILLVVDAMTGQEAVNVAKGFNDALEIDGVILTKLDGDARGGAALSVKTVVGKPIKFVGVGEKMDALEIFYPDRMVSRILGMGDVMTLIERAEAAIDQKQAAEFEKKLRANKFDFEDYLEQMQQVRKLGPLDQILDMIPGLSGKVPKMPGASEESEKQMKRVEAIICSMTVQERREPTIINGSRRRRIAAGSGASIQDVNRVLTQFEQMKTMMRGFSGKGLGAMPGMPGMPGQSGKHAGSNKKSKRKSNSPFKFPFGRS, from the coding sequence TTGACCGACAAATTGCAGGGCGTTTTTAAGCGCCTCCGTGGGAAATCATCGCTCAGCGAGCAAGACGTCAATGACGCCATGCGTGAAGTCCGCCTGGTTCTTTTGGAAGCAGACGTCAACTTTAAGGTCGTCAAGGATTTCACGGCCCGCGTGCGAGAACGAGCCGTGGGCGAACAGATCCTGGAAGGACTGAACGCGCCGCAGCAAGTCGTAAAAATTGTCAGTGAAGAGTTGACGGCGCTGCTCGGTGGAGAGCAAGCGCCTTTAACCTTCTCTCACCAGTCTCCGACGGTGATTATGTTATGCGGCCTTCAGGGGGCCGGTAAGACAACACACGCCGGAAAGCTCGCCGCGATGCTGCGCAAGCAGGGACGCAATCCCATGCTTGTCGCGGGCGATATCTATCGGCCCGCCGCGATCAAGCAGCTGGAAGTCGTCGGCGAACAGGTGAAGACGCCCGTCTTCACCATGGGCGACCAGACCGACCCGGCGGAGATCGCGAAAGCCGCCGTCGATAAGGCGCAGCGGTATGGCAACGACGTGGTGATCGTGGACACCGCCGGCCGCTTGCAGATCGACGAAGCGCTGATGGATGAGCTTCGCCGCGTCAAGGCGGCGGTCCGGCCGCATGAGATTTTGCTCGTCGTGGACGCAATGACCGGCCAGGAGGCCGTCAACGTCGCGAAGGGCTTCAATGACGCCCTGGAGATCGACGGCGTCATCCTGACGAAGCTGGACGGCGACGCGCGCGGCGGCGCCGCCCTCTCGGTGAAAACGGTTGTCGGAAAGCCGATCAAGTTCGTGGGCGTCGGCGAGAAGATGGACGCGCTCGAAATCTTCTACCCGGACCGCATGGTTTCGCGCATCCTGGGGATGGGCGATGTCATGACGCTGATCGAGCGAGCGGAAGCCGCGATCGATCAGAAGCAAGCCGCGGAGTTTGAGAAGAAGCTTCGCGCCAACAAATTCGATTTTGAAGATTACCTGGAGCAGATGCAGCAGGTGCGCAAGCTGGGTCCGCTCGATCAGATCCTCGATATGATCCCGGGGCTTAGCGGAAAAGTCCCGAAGATGCCGGGTGCGTCCGAGGAGAGTGAGAAGCAGATGAAGCGCGTGGAGGCGATCATCTGCTCCATGACCGTGCAGGAGCGGCGCGAGCCGACCATCATCAATGGAAGCCGGAGACGGCGCATCGCGGCGGGGAGCGGCGCGTCCATCCAGGATGTCAACCGCGTTCTGACGCAGTTTGAACAGATGAAAACGATGATGCGCGGCTTCTCCGGAAAAGGTCTCGGCGCAATGCCGGGGATGCCTGGAATGCCGGGTCAAAGCGGCAAGCACGCAGGCAGCAATAAAAAGAGCAAGCGAAAGTCCAATTCGCCCTTTAAGTTTCCGTTTGGACGCAGCTAG
- the rpsP gene encoding 30S ribosomal protein S16, with translation MAVKIRLRRMGAKKRPFYRVVVADSRAARDGRFIETLGYFNPCVEPSEVKIDGERAVYWLKCGAQPTDTAQALLKKQGVYDLIAGAATAAAE, from the coding sequence ATGGCGGTAAAGATTCGGCTTCGCAGAATGGGCGCGAAGAAGCGGCCTTTTTATCGAGTGGTAGTCGCGGATAGCCGCGCAGCTCGTGACGGCCGGTTCATCGAGACCCTTGGCTATTTCAACCCGTGCGTCGAGCCTTCCGAAGTGAAGATCGATGGGGAGCGTGCAGTTTACTGGCTGAAGTGTGGCGCTCAGCCCACCGATACGGCGCAGGCCCTGCTCAAGAAGCAAGGCGTGTATGACCTGATCGCGGGCGCGGCGACTGCGGCGGCGGAGTAA
- a CDS encoding KH domain-containing protein, with protein MIEYLVKELVDEPDQVVINELPGEESTTYEVRVAPGDLGKVIGKQGRIANALRTVAKAVAMKDKKKVYVEIIA; from the coding sequence ATGATCGAGTACCTCGTCAAAGAGCTAGTCGACGAGCCGGATCAGGTCGTCATTAACGAGTTACCTGGCGAGGAATCGACGACGTATGAAGTACGCGTCGCTCCCGGCGATCTTGGCAAGGTGATCGGCAAACAGGGACGGATTGCGAATGCGCTCCGGACTGTTGCGAAAGCCGTCGCGATGAAAGACAAGAAAAAAGTCTACGTCGAGATCATTGCTTAG